One Xiphophorus hellerii strain 12219 chromosome 24, Xiphophorus_hellerii-4.1, whole genome shotgun sequence DNA window includes the following coding sequences:
- the LOC116716240 gene encoding axoneme-associated protein mst101(2)-like — translation MAEGSRVSYSEGLEKQLESLLSRYSGDESGVDSELFCADFCKVVEESASHWRVPLPRLRILQVALRQFSRASAFFPTSCDHVGHTISSLALSVFELLLFFDQTDFNEEPLKHFTDTFQECHSVLVKYENVFLLQVERFLQQGGPWASTALQAILSESSLPQIEVDRYISSEPPVFLDLRVRYLSSCGRRSDAAALAKCCTQCPAAGQPLFFLQVYLSWLLRTTQHDRLHQEVADINGKDALHIICNLECEETDEMLLALSSAFLSQQLQRGDMYYLCELVLVWTSLHRRLKTSKQTLLEACRQLMLSATNVKSIFPFIRAVLQEVGEDGVQFCVELCANALRSCLPCDVLTKGLIYKTIAGLLPSDLDVCRACALLVFFLERTVESYKTVYLLYMHPDQEYHVDDSSIGNNVRFETLQVLKKDLYFDPEFWNLIALRTNCLKLMSEKVVSAALEEIMEDKWISKYCTRGSALRSVCQRGPAVKKRHHKEDRFCKTDSNTATKRFKMDSEKMRINSHSLRRRGNQGSQALRESSSGPLRRSFWQLDRIHGSLTLRYDEHRRTTRFSERNLPKRKIKKPKWLLDDSGTLENVPLKMKRNGLKPQKLLRSCVMKRSQTSPMKNNSKLKPQVHSRLKPKENKYQNGFSLDPVKPANPPQIILELSLPDNELMDTFSDDSCNRPKRFSQMLLYKQTVKYPDTSPPTKTGHGKEVILRSRDATMFVQLLHCYARRQKGKGSGSNVHSSVSTITRSSAQGSPSKDSESCERPVSGPKGTTPEKVKERGLHVSEKLPKAQSTKEALDFSGISQAETEKDFQNDPFESSPAVMEGTTASPTAVAQVAETANVQDFPQAESIASGGEAFEVSAVEMKVTIASQASVLAKVSKPPIKEDVDQVSQISKMMKNKKKSTDEVQLALINNSDSDNDLFSRSEDVGLNSVEQEIKSLSSQEDGSKNSKAGSDASSLAAAEMLRKTPKGKAPHRNDKSLVKNISLAASCSSDKSIWMLPTELVTELSPEQLTDQDQGYSKGVAGKGKPKHSQKTETTSNNAVREQEVAAVDVQVKKENSKAQDTRSETSENSELMETAPETEESKLEHFCTYCNKFFMGARVVEHAMFHFRKDECTFCRTVFKDDLLAMVHLSDHIEKMKRLKTEETSVATPKTSAKAKAANVPSGHKEKLKNSASEPRTLRSNQKQTGVTSSHDKQTSKHVIGETTVHRVNGHIGKKESKKLKKDSDFKQEPVQPLSFDKKRRHRVFDSRLEENKLIKSESPVPGQTNKELKSSDDGKKRRESLQLQETYSNPIVDVDVQEKVFCPAKRCSWFTNLSKNRVGLLYHALDKHYGDIKPLELAFRVARSKCSICMRVMWSFEHFQHHIERHRLVPRHPCLHRGCKARFKSGMEMRRHTRKHSPLQAMCCRPGCSQLFICLWALNLHEREHYASKTAEPDSNANAQRGERLSTTPDGKKTQSSDDPVRFTSLKLKEQTKDSLRRRIKVPLTVSTAAQQHKLRVRNKSIDSEKDTSPQPKSINLRLRQTLIKGQVTSQSPKSHKVVSSSLLKHKAKVKNRNRLKLKNARIATRGLKRRRCPPRLSKTAAGQKILAQDAKENSELDQEDVPTEMTSNDSEIKQIKTKQISSSKFQSTSLKQSGLTRQKSADGRKKLRKVKNHCVSSDSSKLKKTKSGRVEATKKAGKIRQELNSASRASAESEPVKVEAVVEISADEKANNQDSLLEESSSSVPAEGAEKISGVRKEESTNTAALSSGKPQKKGEILKKKLNQKGKNQTLKNLPTSPVEAKEQDKQVKAKGAEGILKGLKKLIKSTLVEKEKRKEAPENAALNASPPSIPTDILTACPSRVPDANEQSINQKEKRKKSKITHKSETSRATKRRKEINKDKTRKLSKKKCKEGNQPAAAKGNPPTQPSPSGINSASSSLTLEDKEWNEGVVSMPCKKTLAAYGKKPYLRLPPTAYLDEKYTAMPKRRKESPLFQSNIVLESPCLKAALQRHRCAKCFSTFSCAEELQSHSQQQKCSNLFGFDSDDEGNG, via the exons ATGGCGGAGGGGAGCAGAGTGAGCTACTCAGAGGGGCTAGAAAAGCAGTTAGAGAGCCTACTGAGCCGCTACTCAGGTGACGAATCTGGAGTTGACAGCGAGCTGTTCTGCGCGGATTTCTGCAAG GTGGTGGAGGAGTCTGCCTCTCACTGGCGCGTCCCGCTGCCTCGCCTCAGGATCCTCCAAGTGGCTCTGCGGCAGTTTTCTCGAGCCTCGGCCTTCTTCCCAACAAGCTGTGATCATGTAGGCCACACCATCAGCAGTCTGGCGCT GAGTGTGTTTgagttgctgctgttttttgaCCAGACGGATTTCAACGAGGAGCCGTTAAAACATTTCACTGATACATTCCAG GAGTGTCATTCAGTCTTAGTgaagtatgaaaatgtttttctacttcAAGTGGAGCGTTTCCTCCAGCAGGGCGGACCGTGGGCCAGCACCGCCTTACAGGCCATCCTCAGTGAATCCAGTTTACCTCAGATTGAAG TGGATCGTTACATTAGCTCTGAGCCGCCGGTGTTCCTCGACCTCCGCGTTCGCTACCTTTCATCCTGCGGTCGCCGCAGCGACGCTGCAGCTCTGGCTAAATGCTGCACTCAGTGTCCTGCTGCAGGACAGCCGCTGTTCTTCCTCCAGGTCTACCTCTCATGGCTTCTCAGAACAACACAGCACGACCGCCTGCACCAAGAG GTGGCTGACATTAACGGCAAAGATGCTCTACACATCATCTGCAACCTGGAGTGTGAGGAGACGGATGAGATGCTTTTAGCTCTCAGCTCTGCCTTCCTGTCTCAACAGCTCCAGAGAGGAGACATGTACTATCTATG cGAGCTCGTCCTGGTGTGGACCAGCCTCCATAGACGGTTAAAGACGTCCAAACAGACTCTGTTGGAAGCTTGTCGTCAACTGATGCTGTCCGCCACAAACGTCAAATCAATCTTTCCCTTCATCAGAGCTGTGCTGCAGGAG GTCGGTGAAGACGGAGTGCAGTTCTGTGTGGAGCTCTGTGCCAACGCTCTGAGATCCTGTCTTCCATGCGACGTCCTCACAAAGGGGCTCATTTATAAAACCATCGCCGGGCTGCTGCCCAGCGACCTAGATGTGTGCCGGGCATGTGCTCTGCTTGTCTTCTTCCTGGAGCGCACCGTCGAGTCCTACAAGACGGTGTACCTGCTCTATATGCACCCCGACCAGGAGTACCACGTGGATGACAGCTCGATAGGGAATAATGTTCGCTTTGAGACCCTACAG gtttTGAAGAAGGACTTGTATTTTGACCCGGAGTTCTGGAACCTCATTGCTTTGCGGACCAACTGTTTGAAGCTGATGAGTGAGAAGGTGGTTAGTGCCGCGCTGGAAGAAATCATGGAAGACAAATGGATCTCCAAGTATTGCACCAGGGGTTCTGCCCTCCGCTCAGTTTGTCAAAGAGGACCTGCTGTTAAAAAACGACATCATAAGGAAGATAGATTTTGTAAAACAGATTCAAACACTGCAACCAAAAGATTTAAGATGGACTCTGAGAAAATGCGCATAAATAGTCATTCTCTAAGAAGAAGAGGCAACCAGGGGTCACAAGCTTTGAGAGAATCTTCTTCTGGACCTTTGAGGCGCTCATTTTGGCAGCTTGACAGAATACATGGCAGTTTGACACTGAGGTATGACGAACATCGACGCACTACAAGGTTTTCTGAGAGAAACCTGCCGAAACGAAAGATCAAGAAGCCCAAGTGGCTCCTGGATGATTCAGGAACGCTGGAGAACGTTCCACTAAAGATGAAAAGGAACGGACTGAAACCACAAAAGCTTCTGAGATCCTGTGTAATGAAAAGATCCCAAACCAGTCCCATGAAAAACAACTCCAAACTCAAACCCCAAGTACACAGTCGTCTGAAGCCGAAGGAGAACAAGTACCAGAACGGGTTCTCTTTGGATCCGGTGAAACCGGCAAACCCTCCCCAAATCATCCTAGAGTTGTCTCTTCCAGACAACGAACTGATGGATACGTTTAGTGACGATTCTTGCAACCGACCCAAAAGGTTCTCTCAAATGCTTCTTTATaaacaaacagtgaaatatCCTGATACTTCACCTCCAACGAAGACGGGGCACGGCAAAGAGGTGATTCTAAGATCGCGGGATGCCACCATGTTTGTACAGCTGCTGCACTGCTACGCACGACGGCAAAAAGGAAAAGGTAGCGGCTCGAACGTTCATAGCTCCGTGTCGACAATCACACGTTCGTCGGCGCAAGGAAGCCCTTCAAAGGATTCAGAATCATGTGAGAGGCCTGTCTCCGGGCCTAAAGGTACCACACCAGAAAAGGTCAAAGAGAGGGGGTTGCATGTTTCAGAAAAGCTTCCTAAAGCTCAAAGCACAAAAGAAGCCCTTGATTTCTCTGGAATCTCTCAAGCTGAAACGGAAAAGGACTTTCAAAACGATCCATTTGAAAGTTCTCCTGCTGTGATGGAAGGAACCACTGCGTCGCCGACTGCAGTGGCACAAGTGGCAGAAACTGCAAACGTTCAAGACTTCCCACAAGCTGAGTCAATCGCCTCAGGTGGAGAAGCATTTGAGGTGTCAGCTGTTGAAATGAAAGTCACCATTGCCTCACAAGCCTCGGTTTTAGCCAAAGTCTCCAAACCTCCAATAAAAGAAGATGTAGACCAAGTTTCACAAATCTCAAAGATGATGAAGAATAAGAAGAAATCTACAGATGAAGTCCAGTTGGCTTTGATTAACAATAGTGACTCAGataatgatcttttttctcGATCTGAAGATGTTGGACTCAACAGCGTAGAACAGGAAATCAAGTCCCTGTCCTCTCAGGAAGACGGCAGCAAGAACTCCAAGGCAGGCAGTGACGCTTCCAGCCTGGCTGCTGCAGAGATGTTGAGGAAAACTCCAAAAGGAAAGGCGCCTCATAGAAATGACAAAAGCCTtgttaaaaatatcagtttaGCTGCTTCTTGTAGTTCCGACAAGTCTATATGGATGTTACCAACAGAGCTGGTCACTGAACTTTCACCTGAGCAGCTTACAGATCAAGATCAAGGCTACTCTAAAGGCGTGGCAGGTAAAGGCAAGCCTAAGCAttctcagaaaacagaaactacCTCTAACAACGCTGTGCGGGAACAGGAGGTGGCTGCAGTTGATGTGcaggttaaaaaagaaaattcaaaagcTCAGGATACTCGTTCAGAAACATCTGAGAACAGTGAGCTTATGGAAACGGCTCCAGAAACAGAGGAATCCAAGCTGGAGCATTTCTGTACCTACTGCAACAAGTTCTTCATGGGGGCTAGGGTTGTAGAGCATGCAATGTTCCACTTCCGAAAAGACGAGTGCACTTTCTGCAGAACGGTCTTCAAAGACGACCTGTTGGCCATGGTGCACCTCTCTGATCATATAGAGAAAATGAAGAGGTTGAAAACTGAAGAAACCAGCGTTGCTACACCAAAAACCTCAGCCAAAGCGAAGGCGGCAAACGTGCCTTCTGGACACAAAGAGAAACTCAAGAACTCTGCATCTGAACCCAGAACTTTAAGATCTAATCAAAAGCAAACGGGTGTAACATCTTCACATGACAAACAAACATCCAAGCATGTCATTGGAGAAACTACCGTCCACAGGGTAAACGGGCATATTGGCAAAAAAGAGTCTAAGAAATTGAAGAAAGACTCTGATTTCAAGCAGGAACCTGTACAGCCACTGAGTTTTGATAAAAAAAGGCGTCACCGAGTGTTTGATTCAAGGTTGGAAGAAAATAAGCTAATTAAATCTGAAAGTCCAGTACCGGGCCAAACCAATAAGGAGCTGAAGTCTTCAGACgatggaaagaaaagaagagaatcTTTACAACTTCAAGAAACATACTCTAATCCAATTGTTGATGTTGACGTTCAGGAGAAGGTTTTCTGTCCTGCAAAAAGATGCTCCTGGTTTACAAACCTCTCAAAGAACCGAGTTGGCCTGCTGTACCATGCTCTGGACAAACACTACGGTGACATCAAGCCTTTAGAGCTGGCGTTTCGCGTTGCCAGGAGCAAATGCAGTATCTGCATGAGGGTGATGTGGAGCTTCGAACACTTCCAGCACCACATTGAGAGACACCGACTTGTCCCGAGGCACCCCTGCCTTCACCGGGGCTGCAAGGCCAGGTTCAAGAGCGGAATGGAAATGCGACGGCACACCAGAAAGCACAGTCCGCTGCAGGCGATGTGCTGTCGCCCCGGATGCTCCCAGCTTTTCATTTGTCTCTGGGCACTGAATCTTCACGAAAGAGAACACTATGCTTCCAAGACAGCTGAGCCAGACTCAAATGCAAATGCACAACGAGGCGAAAGATTGTCTACAACACCTGATGGAAAGAAAACTCAAAGTTCAGACGACCCCGTCAGGTTCACGTCCCTTAAgttaaaagaacaaacaaaggaCTCTTTAAGAAGACGCATTAAAGTTCCTCTTACTGTCAGCACAGCAGCTCAACAACACAAGCTTAGAGTTAGAAACAAAAGCATTGATTCTGAAAAAGACACCTCTCCTCAACCCAAGTCCATAAATCTTAGGTTGAGACAAACATTAATTAAAGGCCAAGTGACAAGCCAATCTCCCAAAAGTCATAAAGTCGTCTCATCATCTTTGCTAAAACACAAAGCTAAAGTGAAGAATAGGAATAGGTTAAAGTTAAAGAATGCCAGAATAGCCACTCGAGGTCTTAAGAGAAGAAGATGTCCTCCAAGGTTGAGCAAAACTGCCGCCGGTCAGAAAATACTCGCTCAAGACGCGAAAGAGAACAGTGAACTCGATCAAGAGGACGTGCCGACAGAAATGACATCGAATGATTCAGAGATCAAGCAGATTAAAACTAAGCAAATCTCTAGCAGTAAATTTCAGTCCACCAGTTTAAAACAGTCTGGCCTCACCAGACAGAAGTCAGCGGATGGCAGAAAGAAACTTCGAAAAGTCAAGAATCACTGTGTGTCTTCAGATTCTAGCAAGTTGAAGAAAACCAAGTCTGGAAGAGTTGAAGCGACTAAAAAGGCTGGCAAGATACGTCAAGAACTAAACTCTGCTTCGAGAGCGTCTGCGGAGTCCGAACCGGTTAAAGTCGAAGCAGTGGTTGAAATTTCTGCTGATGAGAAGGCGAATAACCAAGATTCACTTCTGGAGGAGTCCAGTAGCTCTGTCCCAGCAGAAGGTGCTGAGAAGATATCAGGGGTTAGGAAAGAAGAAAGCACCAACACTGCTGCTTTGAGCTCTGGCAAGCCACAGAAGAAAGGtgaaatattgaagaaaaagctCAATCAGAAAGGCAAAAACCAAACCTTAAAAAACCTCCCCACATCCCCAGTGGAGGCCAAAGAGCAGGATAAACAGGTGAAAGCTAAAGGAGCAGAGGGGATATTAAAGGGGTTGAAAAAGTTAATAAAGAGCACTCTTgttgagaaagaaaagaggaaggaagCACCTGAAAATGCAGCTCTAAATGCATCCCCTCCATCAATTCCTACTGACATTTTAACTGCTTGTCCATCCAGAGTCCCTGATGCAAACGAGCAGAGCATTAATCAGAAGGAAAAACGAAAGAAATcaaaaattacacacaagtcTGAAACCAGTAGAGCAACCAAGAGGCGTAAAGAGATTAATAAAGACAAGACACGAAAGCTTTccaagaaaaaatgtaaagaggGCAATCAGCCAGCAGCTGCCAAaggaaatcctccaacacaaccTTCTCCTTCTGGCATTAATTCTGCTAGCAGCTCTCTAACGCTCGAAGACAAAGAATGGAACGAGGGAGTCGTTTCCATGCCGTGTAAGAAAACCCTCGCGGCATACGGCAAGAAGCCATACCTGCGCCTGCCGCCCACTGCGTACCTGGATGAAAAGTACACCGCCATGCCGAAGCGGAGGAAGGAGTCGCCGCTCTTCCAGTCTAACATCGTCCTCGAGTCGCCCTGCCTGAAAGCGGCTCTGCAGAGGCACCGGTGCGCCAAGTGCTTCTCCACTTTCAGCTGCGCTGAGGAGCTGCAGAGTCACAGCCAGCAGCAGAAGTGCTCAAATCTGTTTGGGTTCGACTCTGACGATGAGG GTAACGGCTGA
- the LOC116716242 gene encoding vascular endothelial growth factor C-like, with protein sequence MWIPAVLLWMLYFSCLCSGQDYRDYYPTGDTGTEAPAQSDDQSSLETVTSMDQLLQLFYPEYSLIQQCMRKRSWHASSSSSSSSSFPSSSFSTSSASPLVRSDDNDMWVPMREEPVYRVDGTLAVILEEIQRTSCQPREVCVEVAKEYPESTSQLYLPRCVALHRCGGCCGNEAFYCTNMSYSLVNKTLMELSPPRMDRSVAMVTFVNHTSCECLSKRPLHSIIRRAATDHLCSPPEVPCTSGSLWDPVNCVCVSADTISYTQKQTEALDSGLLALCGPNRVLEESTCECVCQNGLTEASCYPGWKLDQNTCECQCEGQGEGKLCPAGQRWDDELCGCVCAVECPRNQPLNPDTCLCQCRESPQTCLRQGKRFNPNTCSCYRLSCRNPRRECQDGFYYSSQVCQCIPKYMKWNYQTRK encoded by the exons ATGTGGATACCAGCTGTGCTCCTATGGATGCTTTACTTCAGCTGTCTGTGCTCAGGCCAAGACTACAGGGACTATTACCCAACCGGAGACACGGGCACCGAG GCTCCAGCCCAGTCAGATGACCAGTCCAGTTTGGAGACGGTGACCAGCATggaccagctgctgcagctcttctACCCTGAATACAGCTTGATCCAGCAGTGCATGAGGAAAAGATCCTGGCacgcctcctcttcctcatcttcctcatcttccttCCCTTCCTCGTCTTTTTCAACCTCTTCGGCGAGCCCTTTAGTCCGCTCCGACGACAACGACATGTGGGTTCCGATGCGGGAGGAACCCGTCTACAGAGTGGATGGAACGCTAGCTG TCATTCTGGAAGAGATCCAGCGTACGTCGTGCCAGCCGAGAGAGGTGTGTGTTGAGGTGGCCAAGGAGTACCCAGAATCCACCAGTCAGCTGTACCTCCCTCGCTGTGTGGCGCTGCATCGCTGCGGTGGTTGCTGCGGGAACGAGGCTTTTTACTGCACCAACATGAGCTACAGTCTCGTCAATAAAACC CTGATGGAGCTGTCTCCGCCCAGGATGGATCGCTCAGTCGCCATGGTAACATTCGTCAACCACACCTCATGCGAATGCCTCTCCAAGCGGCCGCTTCACTCCATCATAAGGCGAGCAGCAACAGATCATCT gtgctCCCCTCCTGAAGTCCCCTGCACCTCTGGATCATTATGGGATCCAGTGAACTGCGTGTGTGTCTCTGCGGACACCATCAGCTACACTCAGAAACAAACAG AGGCGCTGGACTCGGGTCTGCTGGCTCTCTGTGGGCCCAACAGGGTTCTGGAAGAATCCACCTGCGAGTGCGTCTGTCAGAACGGACTGACAGAAGCCAGCTGCTATCCAGGCTGGAAACTGGACCAGAACACCT GTGAGTGCCAGTGCGAAGGCCAAGGCGAGGGGAAGCTGTGTCCTGCTGGGCAGCGGTGGGACGACGAGCTGTGCGGTTGTGTTTGCGCGGTGGAGTGTCCCAGGAATCAGCCCCTAAATCCCGACACGTGTCTGTGTCAGTGCAGAGAGAGTCCCCAGACGTGTCTACGGCAGGGCAAGAGGTTCAACCCGAACACCTGCAG TTGTTACAGGCTTTCCTGCAGAAACCCCAGACGAGAGTGCCAGGACGGATTTTACTACAGCAGCCAGGTCTGCCAGTGCATCCCCAAGTACATGAAGTGGAATTACCAAACAAGAAAGTGA